In the genome of Paludisphaera rhizosphaerae, one region contains:
- a CDS encoding DUF3006 domain-containing protein codes for MPVQLSVDRFEGDLAVLATEDGASIDVPRAWLPEGAKPGDVLTLSLQRDDAATAKLAADTKKVQDELKATDPGGDITL; via the coding sequence GTGCCCGTCCAGCTCTCGGTCGATCGTTTCGAAGGCGACCTCGCCGTCCTCGCCACGGAGGACGGCGCGTCGATCGACGTCCCCCGCGCCTGGCTGCCGGAAGGGGCCAAGCCCGGAGACGTCCTGACGCTCTCCCTCCAGCGCGACGACGCGGCGACGGCGAAGCTCGCCGCCGACACGAAGAAAGTCCAGGACGAACTCAAGGCGACCGATCCGGGGGGGGACATCACGCTGTGA